In the genome of Ovis canadensis isolate MfBH-ARS-UI-01 breed Bighorn chromosome 21, ARS-UI_OviCan_v2, whole genome shotgun sequence, the window TGGGAgacccccccagccccaccttctCACCCAGACCAGCCTTCAAAGTGGCCTTAGCCTTCCTCAGGCAGCGGTGACACCCCCCAGACCTCCATCATGCTGCAGACTTGGGAGGGAAGAGCTGGGTTAGGAGAGGCAGCCAGAGGCTGAGAGCAGGATCAATATGCATGGGAAGTCACTGTCCTTCCGGCTGGCAGCACCAGGCCAGGAGGGTGCAAGCCCAAGGAGTGCAGCCCCAGCTGCCCCTTCCCTCACAGCCCGCACTCGGGGTGGCCCTGTCCCTCTCATGATTCTCTGTAGTGAGCTCCCCACTGCTGGAAGTATTCAAGCAATGCCACCTGTTTCAGCTTCAGACTGAAGGCTGTGGTTCTACATGACCACCAGGCTCAGCAATTCTACTTTCAAGTCTTAGTCCCCCAAGATTCCGGACTCGAGATTCTAGACCCTCCCCAAACTCCCTGCTCTGAGGTTTCCTGGTCCTAAGGGTCTATCCCCCAGAATTCTAGTCTCCCCAAGATTCCAGCGCATGAGATTCCCGATCTCCCAAGATTGTCTGACTACAGCGTTTTAGACTCCACAGTTCTAGTCCCTGTGATTTACAGACCCCTACCCCCCACGAGGATTCTAGGCGCTGATGGTCCAGGTTAATTACACGGGCCTTTTTATTCCATCTGGAAAGTACAAATATTCACAAGAGTCTGTACAATCTTAGGGACATCAGTCCTGGCCCTGCCCTCAGCCACATGCTACCCTCatgcccctccccccagccccagcctgctgcctcagcaccccaggctccctgCTCTGGTCCAAGTCTTTTCTCCAAGGCAGGCATGAGTGCTTCATCCAGTCACAGCTgggaagagaaaagcagaggTTGTAAGGAAGAGCCCCCTCGCCCCCCAAAAATGTTTGAGTCCGCCTAGCCTGGGTCATTTGGTCAGAGcaccctccccctcttcccccgCACATTGCCCCAGCCCTGAGTGGGGAGGTTCTGGGCAGGCTACAGGGGGGCTTACCATCAATTACAAGTGGATGTCAAACACGCCGTCCTCCACCGTCTGAACCTCCTCCTCTCGGATCTCTGCAGGGAGGGGGGTTACAGGACCAACTCCTGGGCCCCTGTGCCCTGAGCAGCCCTTCCCCCCTCATCGAAGGCACCCTGCCCCATCCCAGAAGCAGAACCATCCACTGGAAATCAATtcactgaatgactaaacaacccCAATTTTTGAAGCTCTTTTTCTAAGTTTTCAGTTTGCCACAGCTTTTTCACAGCCACAGATTTATCAGTGCAGGTTGCTTAACATCAATTTTGTGTGTGTCTCACATTTTAGACCCCAGCACTGCTGGAAGGCTTGAAGCAAATggttttatcttttctattttggGGAACTTATGCCGTGTGCCTGCCTCTATTTTTGAAGACTCATGCCAATTTTAACGGTTGTGGTCAACTACCTTACACCCCAGTTTAACATGGTTTGTTCAGAGTGTTCTCAGCAAAATAATCATTTGAGGAACTGTCATTCAGAAAACTGACCTATAACCACCAATGACTCCAAGAGAGCTGCTGGGAGATTTGGGGGCAATGGACTTTTCTCAGAATAGCCTCCAAAATAGCCAAAAAGGGAAATACAGGCAAATGGCTTAAAAAATTCCTTCTCCAAGCCCATTGTCAATCCCCCTAACAAAACAGAGTGCAAATGGAATCTTAAAGTCTCTTTCCCTTTTactctgtttttatttatgaGTCTCTGCCCTCATCAGCCTCAAAGTATTGAGGGCTCCCTGGTTCCCTCCTGGCACCCTTATCTGTCCAGCCCTCCTCTATCACCTCCCTCAAATAAGACAGTTACAAACTCTGGAATGGTTTCTACCCTAGAAAAGTTTCCACACTTTGCCACCATgggcctgcctccctctctccctccctccacaggCCAGTACAGAAAGGGACCCCTCTTACCTGGAGGCCGGGAGCCTCGTCTGCCAGGGCGGGGCAGGGAGAAGCTGAAGGCGCgatggtgggtgtgtgtgggtgagggagagggtgcAGACCCCTCCAGACTCATGCTTTGGGCCCGGCGCCGGCACTCAACTGACAGACGATCCTTGCACTGCTTGTGGCAATTCACACCACAGGCTGGGGAGGCAGACGGGCAGCCCAGCCAGATCCACTGGTCAGACCACCGCTCATCCCATTCTGCAGGCCTGCACTTCTCCCCGGGTCCCTCTGCTCCTAAGCAGCTGCCCCACCAAAACAAGAGCTTTCTTCATCCTCCTTGCCAGTCTGTGCCCTCTCCAAAGCTCCCGATTTCTGGGCAGCTGCCTCACCAAAATAAAAAccctggggtttttttgtttttgtttgtttgtttgtttgttttttggccacgctgCAAAGGACGTGAGATCCTACTTCCCTGAttagagatggaacctgtgtcccctgcaatggaagcagaatcttaacccctggaccaccagggaagtcccaatcaaACCAAGTTGAAGGCTACCCCCTTCACATCAATCAGCATGCCTCTCTGGCTCTAAAGTACTTTACTCCTTGACAATTGCCCCACCAAAATAAGACTCTCCATCCAGATAGTAACTCTTTCCCCCAAAGCAGCCCAGCAGCCCTGCAACTCCATCTCACCTCGGCATTTGAGACCCTGCTTGTAGATGCCCAGGATCTGAAATAGAGGAGGGGGATGTGGTAGGGGGGAGCAGTTTAGAGGGCATGACTCTTCTTCCTTTCTATGGACAGGAACTGGAATTGACCCCTTCTGGACCCTTAGGCCCCTCAGGGTTTGGTTCAGACCAGCAAGGGGAGAAGCAGGAGGAATTAAGGTTCGCCTGGACTTAGAAGGCTTCGGCAGGGGGGCGGGGCCAGaagggagggcggggcggggatGGGACCCGGCCGGTGCTGTTGCCGGGTGGCTTGGGCGGGGGCTCACCAGGGCCTTGCAGTGGCGGCAGGAGACCGGGCGCAAGGAGTTGCTCTCGTGGAAGTTGTGTACGAAGCCCATGCGGCCGCCCAGCATAGAGCTGGAGCGCAGGAAGTAGGAGACCATCTCCTCCTTGCTGATGCAGCCGTCCCTGTCCGGGGAAGTCGAGGGCCTCAGctccggggcgggggcgggggcgggggggggggcgggtggtgcTCAGTGGGACCACCCACCACCAGCTTAACCCAGCCTACTGGGAAAAGCCCTACCAAATTAAAGGTCATCGTGGGACTCCCGACTTTTTACCTTCCGTgcgggaaagagaaagagagccaGACTTGAAGTCCGGCAGATGTAGCAGCAGCTTCTAACTAGTTGTGTGGTCTTGGGCTAGTCACTTGCCCTGGGTTTCCTCTCTAGAAAAATGGGGGTCATAATTCCTGCCTACCCACTTCACAGAGCTGGTGTGTAAACTAAAATTGCTCTGCACTTTCCCGTGGGCTTATCAGCTTCTGTTTCCCAAAGTGAGCCCTATGGAACACCGGTTGGGATTCCTGAGAGTCAGGAACTCTCTGATGAGTTTGGGGAACAGGTAAAATTGGAAAAAGCTGCACCTGTCTCACTCCTGCGAATCCTCCAGACAGGTAATCTGGAGCTTCCCACAGAGCCCTCTTTTCATCTATTCAGGTATTTTAGGGAAAGAGTGAGCACTGTGTTCTGGAGATAGAACTCAGTTCTAATTTGGGCTCTATTTATCTGTGTGACTTCTTCCCTGTGCCTCGAtttcctcttcaataaatggggaCGATGATAGTTCCTGCATCTCAGAGGGGTTTGGGTAAGAGTTGAATGAGATAGGCACACGAAGCATTGACAACAGTGTCTGTAAAGGCTAATAGGTGCCAGGCCACTGGGAGCTATTTCCGTCAGAGGTGACCTTTATCAGAACCTCCTGCCTATTAGTATTTGGGTGGTCCAGGTGGTCCTTCAAATCAGTGGCACATTGGGACAACTGaccatctcaaaaatataaacttAGGCTCCTATCTCATACTGTGCATGAAGACTAAATTCCCGCTAAACTGAAGacaatgtaagaaaataaaattctcaaaGTATCTGAACAGGTCTAAGAGAAGTATTTTGTCCTCTGGAGGGGATAATAGCCCTTCTACACGTAACACAAATCCGAgaagccataaaggaaaagactgaCATATTGagcacacatttttttaaaattttatatggaaaagGACAACATGAACGACAGACTGcgaaaaaatattttgcaaacatATTCAACACCAAGGGTTAATATCCATTAACAGAGAAATCAATGAGAAAGACTCACAAACCCAGTGGAATAATGGACAAAGACCATGAACAGGCAATTAACAGAAGAAATAGAAGTGGCCAGTAAACATAGGAAGGTATCCTACCCCCActaatattaaagaaatgcaaatataacCAAGACACCGTTTGCCAATTAGACTGACAAAATTATAAAGCTTATTATAGCATCCACTGTTGGCAAGGAAGTTGAGAAATGGGCTCTTGTTCACTGCTGATGGGGGTGCAAGCTGGCACAACCTTGCCTGAGGTCACTTTGGCAGTCTCTCTCCTAATTTAGAATGTGCATATCTTTTGATCCAATTATCCCACTTCTAGGAATTTCTCCTACAGAAATAGTGGCCCGAGTGCATCAGtacaatgttcacagcagcatagCGGATATTAATAGCGAAAAACTGGGAACAgtctacatgtccatcagcaggagaATGGGGAGGCAGATGATGGCCCCACCACCCAGTGTAACACTCTGCAGCTGTTCTAAAGAATGAGGTAGTTCTGCCTGAATCAGCCTGGAAAGATGTCCATGATGAGGGTTTAagtggaaaacaaaagtaaaaaagaaaaaacacaaagcgTGCGATTCTGTCAAGACAGTGATTTAAAaacgaaaacaaacaaacaaaaaaacccctgaGAACGCTACTGCCACAAAAACCTAGATGCTAGTTTAACTATATCCAAAACTGTTTTAAATGCACAGGTGAGTTTGCAAGAAATGGAAACTCCCAAGTTCCAGAAACAGCGATCTTCAAATTGAGGCAGTGAGATGGGCCCTGATGGTACAGCTGCCCCAGGAGCCAGGTGCTGGGTTTGGATACCTGCCTGGGATCTGCAGGAGGAGGAGTTAGGGCTGAGATGCCTGCGTGAAGCTGGGGCCTTGAACATCTCCaagggctgtgctgtgcttagtcgctcagtcatgtctgactctttgtgaccccatggactgtagcccaccaggctcctctatccatggggcttctccaggcaagaatactggagtaggttgccatgccctcctccaggggaatcttcccaacccagggatagaacccaggtctcctgcattgcaagcagattctgagtcaccagggaagcccctgcaaggGCTGCACCCACCCTAAAAAGTGtggcctgcaaaaaaaaaaaagccaccccACCCAGGGAGGTGGTAGGGAACTGTTTTCAACTGAGAAAACTGTCTTCAACTATTGTTCTCAACTCTGGGAAGAGAAACGAAGTAACTATAATGCATGCTACTGGTAGAACCAGACTTATACCATAATCCCTCTTGCCTGTGAAACAGACACAAATTCTCTTATCAATTTGCACCATGCATGGGAAACATTGGGAAGGTACAGGCATTGCCACACCAGTAATTTTGCTAACATAGTTACTACTGACAACCTCTTAAgtgggaaaggaggaagggaatttTCGCTTCTTACCTTACACATTTCATTCACTATATATCTATTTTactacttggattttttttttttaaccatggatTTTTATAATACGAAAAAAGGCACAGCTTTTTGAAATCTGGATAACATTAAAAAGTCAACTTGGGATGCACTATAAATTTTGATTGGAATTTTGTTTGCTCGCCAAAACAGGGGTGCGAACACGGTTTCAGGGGGACACGTATAACCTACTTCAGAGAACCAGCTGTTTGTCCAAATTGTTGGCATGTGAATTGGTGATAAGCAAGTGGGTGCTGCAAGTTACAGgcctttcttatctattcattaaGACATGCTACCCAGGAGTTCAGCTTGCCCATACTTTTTCTCGGCTGTGAGCCCCACAAATAAAGTGACGTTTATGTAGCAAGAGTCCCCAGGAGGCCACAGTCTTTGCAAGATTCAGGTGGAGATGCCCCCTACCCTCCGGCTCATCGGTCTGAATAAGCGAAGCAACCCTGAGCCTCTGCAGCTGGCAGCCTCCCAGAAAAAAAGAGCCCCTCCCCACATGGGTGGCTTCCCCTGCCAATATCATCTGGTTCAATGGCCTCATCCTTCTCAGGAGGAAGCTAAAACCCAAGGGGAAATGAACCTGCCttccctctgcccctgcccccaggcctctCACTGGTTCTGGTCGAGGTCCCCAAAGGCGCTGAGATAAGGAAAATTCCCACGGATGATCTGGAACTCCTCCTGTGAGATGTGGCCGTCCCCATCGACGTCAAAGTTCCGGAACACAGACTGAAGTACACAGAGGGACAtgtgggggggcagggagggtTAAAGGGGCCTTGGCCCCATCCTGCTCACACTCCCAGTCCGAGTTAGGAAGCCTGGGCATCTAAGAGGTGGGCAGCTGTCTCTCTTCCCCACCACCTCCCTTCTCCATACCCCCATCCCAAGCCCATCCATCAGCTGCACCCCGTGCCTTCTGTTAACCGAGCATTGGCCCCTGAGCCCGGCACTGGTGGTGGCTCCCAGGGCAGTGCCCTGGTCAAAGCAGCCTTGACTGACCACTACGGACCTGTCCCCCCTGTCCCACAGGCTCCAGAGCTGGTGGTGCTGGAGTCTCACCTCCACCATCTTCTCAATGTGCTCCACCATGATCGCCTGATCCAGCTTGGGTTTGGCAGCCGAGGTCCACTCCTCTAGCACCGGGGGCCGGGGAGGCGGCGTGCAGGTAGTTGGGCTGGTTGGCTGTGGAAATGGTCAAAGCTGAGCGAGGGCCAGAGGTGAGGGAGCCCAGGGCccagtggaggagggagggggcaagCTCTGGGCACAAGGAAGCCTGCCCAACAAGCAGGATGGGTGAGGTGGCCTCTAAGCCTGGGAGGGccgaagggagggaggaagaggatggGCTAAGTGGGTATGCAGTGGCTCTCGCCCTCACCGAGGACTTGGAGCGCGGTTCCCGCTGCAGGGACAGCTGATAGAGCTCATCCTCTGTCTGATATTGATCCAAAGacacctgggggaaaaaaaagactaattcAAAGACACCTGGGACACACCAGTCTGATCACACCCACTGGCCTGTGCTGCTCCCAGGAGCCCAACGCCCAGAACCCAGACCTCCAGGTCTACCTGAGGGTCACAGCCCAGCCCCGAGCCTGGCCCAGAAGCAAGACTGAGGACCAAGGCCAGCTTAGAACACACCCCAGCAACCACACGCCAGCCCAGCACACAGCCCAGAACCCAGAGCTTGGCCCCAGACCTTGAAGACAACACACTGCTAAGATCTCAGCCAGGAATTCAGGTCACAACCCAGCTGAGAGCTCTGAAATCCCCCCTCCCAACACAGCACCCAATCAAGCAACCAGATTCCAGCTTAGGTTTCAATTCCCCAGTCCAGCCCAGAGCCCAGAAACAGGTTCAGACTTCACACCAAACTGTCAAACCTGAGCTCCGGCCCAGTGATTAGAACCTAGTCCAGATGTGGACTAGAACCCAACTCCTACCCCAGAGCTCAAGTCCAAGACCAAGCCTAGAACTTCAGAGCTCAGGGCCTTGTTTAAGAGCCAgccctggggaattccctggtggtccagtggttaagactccacattttcTCTGCTGAgagtgcgggttcaatccctgggcagggaactaagatcccacaagatgtGTGAGGCAGccgaaaagtaaaagcaaaataaaagccaCCCCTCTACCCGGAACCCAGAGTTTAATCCCAAAAGTTGACCGTAACCCACTGCTAGGAACTCAACCCAGAGCTCAGGCCCAGCCTCAAGCCCTCAAGCCCAGCTTCAAGCCCTCACGCCAGCCTCAGGGGTCCACAACCCCAACCAGAGCTTGGAACTCCCCTCCAAGGTCACCCCAACCAGGGGGACCAGGCTGGCTCTCGGCTCTGCGACCAGAAGTGAGAACCCAAGGCCAAGCCCGCGGGACCAGGGGCCCGGCCCCTCACCGTCAGCAGGCTCAGCAGGTCAGGGTTGGCCTGCACCGGGGGCCGGAGGCTGGTCACCATGGCCAGCTCCTCCAGGATACTGAAGAGCTGCTTCATCTTGGCCCCGTTGAGTCGGGTCCGGGCGGGGTCCAGCCAATCCGGCAGCGCCAGCTGCAGGGCCACCAGGTCCTTGAGGTGAACACCCAGGATGGGGAAGCGGAAACCCACGCAGGCTGCCAGCCGGCGCCGGTAGTTGCCATAGTTGCCAGTGGCCGTCACTAGTTCCGTCAGACCTTCCCAGAGCTGGGGGGCAAAGGGCAGAgagtcacatacacacacacacaccacatccacATAGCATGTCACAGGCTCAACTCTCCTttccctgcccagccctggagACGTGGGAGAGCCTGAGCAGTCAGAGCCAGGGATGGGCAAAAGGCCAAAAGCCTCCCTCCTGTCCCCCAAGGCTgactccctcagcccctggcaatcaGAGTTCATAGGTCATGAGTCCAAAGGGGCACCCACTACCAAATAACACACCTCTCCAGCAGTCACAGGCACAGACTATCAACATTTaatagaggaaactgaggctcacggAGGCAGAGTAGCGCAGGACAAAGATTTCCAAGAACGTACTTAGCGGAGTCATTCCTAACAGCCCAAACTGGAAAGACCTCAAGTGTT includes:
- the RASGRP2 gene encoding RAS guanyl-releasing protein 2 isoform X2, giving the protein MFLMMHPWYIPSSQLAAKLLHIYQQSRKDNSSSLQVKTCHLVRYWISAFPAEFDLNPELAEQIKELKALLDQEGNRRHSSLIDIENVPTYKWKRQVTQRNPVEQKKRKMSLLFDHLEPLELAAHLTYLEYRSFCKILFQDYHSFVTHGCTVDNPVLERFISLFNSVSQWVQLMVLSKPTAPQRAVVITHFVHVAEELLQLQNFNTLMAVVGGLSHSSISRLKETHSHVSPETIKLWEGLTELVTATGNYGNYRRRLAACVGFRFPILGVHLKDLVALQLALPDWLDPARTRLNGAKMKQLFSILEELAMVTSLRPPVQANPDLLSLLTVSLDQYQTEDELYQLSLQREPRSKSSPTSPTTCTPPPRPPVLEEWTSAAKPKLDQAIMVEHIEKMVESVFRNFDVDGDGHISQEEFQIIRGNFPYLSAFGDLDQNQDGCISKEEMVSYFLRSSSMLGGRMGFVHNFHESNSLRPVSCRHCKALILGIYKQGLKCRACGVNCHKQCKDRLSVECRRRAQSMSLEGSAPSPSPTHTHHRAFSFSLPRPGRRGSRPPEIREEEVQTVEDGVFDIHL
- the RASGRP2 gene encoding RAS guanyl-releasing protein 2 isoform X1 gives rise to the protein MAGTLDLDKGCTVEELLRGCIEAFDDSGKVRDPQLVRMFLMMHPWYIPSSQLAAKLLHIYQQSRKDNSSSLQVKTCHLVRYWISAFPAEFDLNPELAEQIKELKALLDQEGNRRHSSLIDIENVPTYKWKRQVTQRNPVEQKKRKMSLLFDHLEPLELAAHLTYLEYRSFCKILFQDYHSFVTHGCTVDNPVLERFISLFNSVSQWVQLMVLSKPTAPQRAVVITHFVHVAEELLQLQNFNTLMAVVGGLSHSSISRLKETHSHVSPETIKLWEGLTELVTATGNYGNYRRRLAACVGFRFPILGVHLKDLVALQLALPDWLDPARTRLNGAKMKQLFSILEELAMVTSLRPPVQANPDLLSLLTVSLDQYQTEDELYQLSLQREPRSKSSPTSPTTCTPPPRPPVLEEWTSAAKPKLDQAIMVEHIEKMVESVFRNFDVDGDGHISQEEFQIIRGNFPYLSAFGDLDQNQDGCISKEEMVSYFLRSSSMLGGRMGFVHNFHESNSLRPVSCRHCKALILGIYKQGLKCRACGVNCHKQCKDRLSVECRRRAQSMSLEGSAPSPSPTHTHHRAFSFSLPRPGRRGSRPPEIREEEVQTVEDGVFDIHL
- the RASGRP2 gene encoding RAS guanyl-releasing protein 2 isoform X4, coding for MSLLFDHLEPLELAAHLTYLEYRSFCKILFQDYHSFVTHGCTVDNPVLERFISLFNSVSQWVQLMVLSKPTAPQRAVVITHFVHVAEELLQLQNFNTLMAVVGGLSHSSISRLKETHSHVSPETIKLWEGLTELVTATGNYGNYRRRLAACVGFRFPILGVHLKDLVALQLALPDWLDPARTRLNGAKMKQLFSILEELAMVTSLRPPVQANPDLLSLLTVSLDQYQTEDELYQLSLQREPRSKSSPTSPTTCTPPPRPPVLEEWTSAAKPKLDQAIMVEHIEKMVESVFRNFDVDGDGHISQEEFQIIRGNFPYLSAFGDLDQNQDGCISKEEMVSYFLRSSSMLGGRMGFVHNFHESNSLRPVSCRHCKALILGIYKQGLKCRACGVNCHKQCKDRLSVECRRRAQSMSLEGSAPSPSPTHTHHRAFSFSLPRPGRRGSRPPEIREEEVQTVEDGVFDIHL
- the RASGRP2 gene encoding RAS guanyl-releasing protein 2 isoform X3 → MGEAQPAGSGPSPVGGSRSADQQSLPAPAAMAGTLDLDKGCTVEELLRGCIEAFDDSGKVRDPQLVRMFLMMHPWYIPSSQLAAKLLHIYQQSRKDNSSSLQVKTCHLVRYWISAFPAEFDLNPELAEQIKELKALLDQEGNRRHSSLIDIENVPTYKWKRQVTQRNPVEQKKRKMSLLFDHLEPLELAAHLTYLEYRSFCKILFQDYHSFVTHGCTVDNPVLERFISLFNSVSQWVQLMVLSKPTAPQRAVVITHFVHVAEELLQLQNFNTLMAVVGGLSHSSISRLKETHSHVSPETIKLWEGLTELVTATGNYGNYRRRLAACVGFRFPILGVHLKDLVALQLALPDWLDPARTRLNGAKMKQLFSILEELAMVTSLRPPVQANPDLLSLLTVSLDQYQTEDELYQLSLQREPRSKSSPTSPTTCTPPPRPPVLEEWTSAAKPKLDQAIMVEHIEKMVESVFRNFDVDGDGHISQEEFQIIRGNFPYLSAFGDLDQNQDGCISKEEMVSYFLRSSSMLGGRMGFVHNFHESNSLRPVSCRHCKALILGIYKQGLKCRACGVNCHKQCKDRLSVECRRRAQSMSLEGSAPSPSPTHTHHRAFSFSLPRPGRRGSRPPEIREEEVQTVEDGVFDIHL